GTCAGGGAGGGTGATCTGGTTGTATGTGAGGGAGGGGAACCCGGTCGCGCTGCTGTCTGTAAGGTGGACCCCATCCTTCGGACCAGGAATCGCCAGTTCTTAGATAGAGGCGTGGTCCTCCGACGTTTGTTTGAGGGGGCTGCAGGCCCCCGATTTCTTCCCGAGATTGCGAAAGCAAACTCGGGATCCTGATCCCCGCCCGCTACAGGCGGGTGGGTACCCCCCGAGGGGGGTGAAATTTCCGTTGTTGAATCTTGCACCATCAGCACACGCGATGTCATCAGGTCAGATACACCGACGCTGGCGTGTGGTAGCCCAGCGACTGATGGAGGCGTTCGTGATCGTAGAACGTCAAATACGCTGCCAGGTTCCTCGACGCCTCTGGAAGCGTCCGGTAGTCCTTGAGGTACACCTCCTCGTACTTCACGGAACGCCATAGCCGCTCGATGAAGATGTTGTCGACGAATCGCCCGCGGCCATCCATGCTGATCGCCACGTCCGCATCCTTCAAACACCCTGTGAAATCGTCGCTGGTGAACTGGCTGCCCTGATCCGTGTTGAAGATGTCTGGCCTCCCAAAACCCTCCAGAGCCTCCTGGAGAGCATCGAGACAGAACGTGGTCTCCAGGGAGTTCGACAACCGCCAGGTGAGTACGTAGCGGCTGTACCAGTCCATGATGGCCACCAGGTAGGCATAGCCGTGAGTTAAATGGATGTAGGTGATGTCGCTGCACCACACCTGGTTCGGCCGCACGACTTGCAAATCGCGCAGCAGGTATGGGTACTTCTTGTCCTCCGGGGCCGCTTTTGTTGTTCGAGGTCTCGCGTAAATCGCCTGGATACCCATTACGCCCATCAGGCGCTGGATGCGCTTGCGATTCACGCTGTGGCCCTCTTGGTTGAGGTGCGCTGTGATGCGCCGCGAACCATAGAATGGCCACTTCGTATACAGCTCGTCGATACGTTTCATCAGATTCAGGTTTGCCGCCGATTCGTTCTGCGGCACGTAGTACACCGACGATCTGATCACCGCCGCCAGTTCGCACTGGCTGCGGATGCTTAGCCCCGGCCAAGGACGAATCCATGATCGTCGCTCCTCAGCCGAGGCCCTGTGAGTTTTTTTTAAGCCAGTCCAGTTCCACCTTCAGGCGGCCAATCTCCTCGTACAATGCAGACTCGCGTCGGGCA
This is a stretch of genomic DNA from bacterium. It encodes these proteins:
- a CDS encoding IS3 family transposase (programmed frameshift) is translated as MRKNRLRKRRSHSAAFKARVARAAIKEDKTIAQLASEFEIHASQVNQWKKDAIARLPEIFSTRPDRDEQESARRESALYEEIGRLKVELDWLKKNSHRASAEERRSWIRPWPGLSIRSQCELAAVIRSSVYYVPQNESAANLNLMKRIDELYTKWPFYGSRRITAHLNQEGHSVNRKRIQRLMGVMGIQAIYARPRTTKAAPEDKKYPYLLRDLQVVRPNQVWCSDITYIHLTHGYAYLVAIMDWYSRYVLTWRLSNSLETTFCLDALQEALEGFGRPDIFNTDQGSQFTSDDFTGCLKDADVAISMDGRGRFVDNIFIERLWRSVKYEEVYLKDYRTLPEASRNLAAYLTFYDHERLHQSLGYHTPASVYLT